From the Spiroplasma chrysopicola DF-1 genome, one window contains:
- the potB gene encoding spermidine/putrescine ABC transporter permease has product MENKKGNNFVTKIKKTTKKVNRSIKNGFHKTTAWFRGKSLAVSYQVKKSQWFKKGLNPLLWPYLVLMILLILIPLLIILLYSFIQPTGNNLVFALNFENFVNFFSEKAFVISLLLALGYSFIAAIIAIIIAYPVAYVMAFCRSKLLSKNIWILVTLPIWINMLLKIIGLQTLFNLIAPGLLGTPVSIVIGMVYAFLPFVILPIYNSLDKIDKSLIEASRDLGANWFKTFWKVVFRHSIPGILAGGTLLLVQAATSLLIVKFMGNGQISMIVEVIESYFFKGGNFGLGAAISVVLALVVFLLIVVSGWISKQFETKKRGRRYEKLS; this is encoded by the coding sequence ATGGAAAATAAAAAAGGAAATAATTTTGTAACAAAAATAAAAAAGACAACAAAAAAAGTTAATCGCAGTATTAAAAATGGATTCCATAAAACAACCGCTTGATTTCGCGGTAAAAGTTTAGCAGTTTCTTATCAAGTTAAAAAGAGTCAGTGGTTTAAAAAAGGACTTAACCCATTGTTATGGCCATATTTAGTTTTAATGATTCTACTAATTTTGATTCCGTTATTAATAATTTTACTGTATTCTTTTATTCAACCAACGGGGAATAATTTAGTATTTGCATTAAACTTTGAGAATTTTGTTAACTTTTTTTCGGAAAAAGCTTTTGTTATTTCATTATTATTAGCCTTGGGTTACTCATTCATTGCTGCAATTATCGCAATTATTATTGCCTACCCAGTTGCTTATGTAATGGCTTTTTGCCGCTCAAAATTACTATCAAAAAATATTTGAATTTTAGTAACCCTACCAATTTGAATTAACATGTTATTAAAAATAATTGGGTTACAAACATTATTTAATTTAATTGCCCCAGGATTATTAGGGACACCGGTTTCAATTGTCATTGGGATGGTTTATGCTTTTTTACCTTTTGTAATTTTACCAATTTATAATAGCTTAGATAAAATTGATAAATCATTAATTGAAGCGTCACGTGATTTAGGAGCAAATTGATTTAAAACTTTTTGAAAAGTTGTTTTTCGTCATTCAATTCCCGGAATTTTAGCAGGGGGAACATTATTATTAGTACAAGCGGCAACTTCATTACTAATTGTTAAATTTATGGGGAATGGTCAAATTAGTATGATTGTTGAGGTAATTGAATCATACTTCTTTAAAGGTGGAAACTTTGGTTTAGGAGCTGCCATTTCGGTTGTTTTAGCCTTAGTAGTCTTTTTATTAATAGTTGTTTCTGGTTGAATTTCAAAACAATTTGAAACAAAAAAAAGGGGGCGTCGATATGAAAAACTTTCTTAA
- a CDS encoding extracellular solute-binding protein — MKNFLKSSYMGIVMLFIYVPIMILILFSFNSGESMSIFNGFSDRWYKELAHQQAFLQSIIVSVFVAVIATIISTIIGTFAALGLSKARKVTQKMTLSITNIPLINADIITAVALMMLFIAMGANFGLLTLVLAHISFDIPFVIMTVLPRLRKIDQKLIEASLDLGAKPSQTLRKVILPVLKPAIIAAAAIAFAMSFDDFIISYFTGGADVNVATFIYTMKRIKPFINAFGTICIAIIGFVIIGWNGWNLYKLQHEKFRKEMLKGTYKDKDIMRYEIKLARWYHCLNRNTFKTEKQKEVLRWKIIRWENKYERAVLWVKNKRESFIERQQQKENISKISRKNFRWLAKSWKPLSLTLVTVGSIGLLTGVYIVNNTYDLIVANWGGYITPELLTNFQKEYNVKVKYTVYDSNETLDNKLYTTRYDVMVPSDYMVAKFAETNKIKPIDYEKLNAVNKEFNIIKPNSNFNGDITGYQIGNKLFNDKNIDIDVVKKANPEFYQQCVVNPNPEVAYCLNKNNVASLNNGLLSILNKNSVSVMEDLDNTSNNTIANYSLPYFWGDVSLLIRPTDSNLQFLQTIFDELNQKLPSTVTGQYGVTKQPWVDGRDQYVLNTVQYDEVETNGLSWDILWKAAQNKKKVLLNNDYRNIFMLANQKNYFSPIPTTKAQVDQNFQDLETLFKYNNVALMNDELINAVGDGEFDFAFMYNGDGIYADQLFAASGKEASNNKIMIVHPNATPTGKANQIEGTNIWSDNMVLSKSVGNEELAYKFMNYIIQNSNILSEELGYTSPYQQTMDFETNYGYYQNDVDPDSGEMINYQENYVPVGKLCTDEKISAGDCTIDQKGQYVSKPRLSDGPFTVTKLDQYMVDRYNVLIAGKN, encoded by the coding sequence ATGAAAAACTTTCTTAAATCTTCTTACATGGGAATTGTAATGCTTTTTATTTATGTTCCGATTATGATTTTAATTTTATTTTCGTTTAACAGTGGAGAAAGTATGAGTATTTTTAATGGCTTTTCTGATCGCTGATATAAAGAACTAGCTCATCAACAAGCCTTTTTGCAAAGTATTATTGTCTCAGTTTTTGTTGCTGTTATTGCGACAATTATTTCAACGATTATTGGAACTTTTGCTGCTTTAGGGTTAAGTAAAGCTCGCAAAGTAACCCAAAAAATGACCTTGTCAATTACAAATATTCCTTTAATTAACGCTGATATTATTACTGCTGTTGCTTTAATGATGCTATTTATTGCGATGGGAGCTAATTTTGGTTTGTTAACATTAGTTTTAGCTCATATTTCATTTGATATTCCTTTTGTAATTATGACAGTTCTACCACGCTTACGAAAAATTGATCAAAAATTAATTGAAGCGTCGTTAGATTTAGGTGCAAAGCCATCACAAACATTACGAAAAGTAATTTTACCAGTATTAAAACCAGCAATTATTGCTGCTGCAGCGATTGCTTTTGCAATGAGTTTTGATGATTTCATTATTTCTTATTTTACGGGGGGAGCTGATGTTAATGTTGCAACTTTCATTTATACAATGAAGCGCATTAAACCATTTATTAATGCCTTTGGAACTATTTGCATTGCAATTATTGGTTTTGTTATTATTGGTTGAAATGGTTGAAATTTGTATAAGCTTCAACATGAAAAATTCCGAAAAGAAATGTTAAAAGGAACTTATAAAGATAAAGATATTATGCGCTATGAAATTAAATTAGCCCGTTGATATCATTGTCTAAATCGTAATACTTTTAAAACTGAAAAACAAAAAGAAGTATTACGCTGAAAAATTATTCGTTGGGAAAATAAATATGAACGCGCTGTTTTATGGGTTAAAAATAAACGGGAAAGTTTTATTGAACGCCAACAGCAAAAAGAAAACATTAGTAAAATATCACGGAAAAATTTCCGTTGACTTGCGAAAAGCTGAAAACCGTTATCATTAACTTTGGTAACGGTAGGATCAATTGGATTATTAACAGGGGTTTATATTGTTAATAATACCTATGATTTAATTGTGGCCAACTGAGGAGGATATATTACCCCAGAACTATTAACTAATTTTCAAAAAGAATATAATGTTAAAGTGAAATATACTGTTTATGATAGTAATGAAACGTTAGATAACAAATTATATACAACAAGATATGATGTAATGGTACCAAGTGATTATATGGTTGCTAAGTTTGCGGAAACTAATAAAATTAAACCAATTGATTATGAAAAATTAAATGCTGTTAATAAAGAATTTAATATTATTAAACCAAATTCAAATTTCAATGGAGATATAACAGGATATCAAATTGGTAATAAATTATTTAATGATAAAAATATTGATATTGATGTTGTTAAAAAAGCAAATCCAGAATTTTATCAACAATGTGTGGTAAATCCTAATCCGGAAGTGGCATACTGTTTAAATAAAAATAATGTTGCCTCATTAAATAATGGACTGTTAAGTATTTTAAATAAAAATAGTGTAAGTGTGATGGAAGATTTGGATAACACAAGCAATAATACAATTGCTAATTATAGTCTTCCTTATTTTTGAGGTGATGTGTCATTATTGATTCGTCCAACGGATAGTAATTTACAGTTTTTACAAACAATCTTTGATGAATTAAATCAAAAGTTACCATCGACAGTAACAGGACAATATGGAGTAACTAAACAACCATGAGTTGATGGGCGTGACCAATATGTTTTAAACACTGTCCAATATGATGAGGTTGAAACAAATGGTTTATCATGAGATATTTTATGAAAAGCTGCCCAAAATAAGAAAAAAGTCTTATTAAACAATGACTATCGTAATATTTTTATGTTAGCAAATCAAAAAAATTATTTTAGTCCAATTCCAACAACAAAAGCCCAAGTTGATCAAAATTTCCAAGATTTAGAAACATTATTTAAATACAATAATGTTGCCTTAATGAACGATGAATTAATTAATGCAGTTGGGGATGGAGAATTTGATTTTGCCTTTATGTACAATGGGGATGGAATTTATGCTGATCAATTATTTGCAGCCAGTGGCAAAGAAGCAAGCAATAATAAAATTATGATTGTGCACCCAAATGCAACACCTACCGGAAAAGCAAATCAAATTGAAGGAACAAACATTTGAAGTGATAATATGGTTTTATCGAAATCAGTTGGCAATGAAGAATTAGCTTATAAATTTATGAATTATATTATTCAAAATAGTAATATTTTATCAGAAGAGTTAGGTTATACTTCACCATATCAACAAACAATGGATTTTGAAACAAATTATGGTTATTATCAAAATGATGTTGACCCTGATTCAGGGGAAATGATTAATTACCAAGAAAACTATGTTCCAGTTGGAAAACTATGTACTGATGAAAAAATTAGTGCTGGCGATTGTACAATTGACCAAAAAGGACAATACGTTTCAAAACCAAGGCTATCGGATGGTCCATTTACAGTAACAAAGTTAGACCAGTATATGGTTGATCGTTATAATGTTTTAATTGCTGGAAAAAATTAA
- a CDS encoding ComEC/Rec2 family competence protein, protein MTGKKTYWLLIIIFLFLIHLIILRSSSSVTLNKNQEINFKIIYQGAGYYFIKNGTQTFYLSTQETFHLDDNVWAYGNFTKIKAAINIYEFNQAKWLQGQGITWQFNLTKITSQKASQGLRAIIQHYLLADENNIDFIQLIFFGVKTKGASELYEKFVQLGIIHLLVISGFHINLFFWIINTICCKIFCFKYTFLLSFLIVFFYIYLLNFNLASLRAGIFMFLFTLKNKLAWDKISKTMIWTMTLLLVLALKPYAFLNSGFTFGFVISYVLIVIQLRLQHLVLFKKILIYNLIIFLVSWILTAYYNYAINFTSILVTIILTPFIELTYLFSFMIIFIKPLHIIYQWLFFVLNNFSEVLLKINVVWHTGAFNFWLVWSYYGLLIIAYLNWGYFQKLIMLGVLFFSIILIFLNWMASPRYSLTMLNVGNGQTIVITDKLNFKTVLFDVGVEIGKSKNLVRDYLKWQGINFINAVFISHYHLDHYNNLSQVKTNFYLGEIIDNQTLGDYWKFGALGFLILHKTVGAENENSNSLVVLATINHYHLLLTGDITKEEELKMLDLSLPQIDFLQVAHHGSKTSSHISFLKKIKPKICFISDGPHKKILAPETLKNLHSVGCQNYETNGQQNVQVEFFDNFKTKVINF, encoded by the coding sequence TTGACAGGTAAAAAAACTTATTGGCTTTTAATTATTATTTTTCTTTTTTTAATTCATTTAATAATTTTAAGATCATCTTCATCTGTTACCCTAAATAAAAATCAAGAAATTAATTTTAAAATTATTTATCAAGGGGCAGGATATTATTTTATTAAAAATGGTACCCAAACTTTTTACTTATCAACCCAAGAAACTTTTCATTTAGATGATAATGTTTGGGCGTATGGAAATTTTACAAAGATAAAAGCTGCAATTAATATTTATGAATTTAACCAGGCAAAGTGATTACAAGGTCAGGGGATAACATGGCAGTTTAATTTAACTAAAATTACTAGTCAAAAGGCTAGTCAAGGGTTACGTGCAATTATTCAACACTATTTATTAGCTGATGAAAATAATATTGATTTTATTCAATTGATTTTTTTTGGTGTGAAAACAAAAGGGGCTAGTGAATTATATGAAAAGTTTGTGCAATTAGGAATAATCCATTTATTAGTTATTTCTGGTTTTCATATTAATCTTTTCTTTTGAATTATTAATACTATTTGTTGTAAAATTTTTTGTTTTAAGTATACTTTTCTATTATCATTTCTGATCGTGTTTTTTTATATTTATCTTTTAAATTTTAATTTAGCAAGTTTACGAGCTGGAATTTTCATGTTTTTGTTTACTTTAAAAAATAAACTGGCATGGGATAAAATTAGTAAAACAATGATTTGAACAATGACATTACTTCTAGTGCTAGCTTTAAAACCTTATGCTTTTTTAAATAGTGGGTTTACTTTTGGTTTTGTAATTTCCTATGTTTTAATAGTCATCCAATTAAGATTACAACACTTAGTTTTATTCAAAAAAATCTTGATATACAATTTAATTATTTTTCTTGTTAGTTGAATTTTAACGGCTTATTATAATTATGCTATTAATTTCACTAGTATTCTTGTCACAATCATATTAACACCCTTTATTGAATTAACTTATCTTTTTAGTTTTATGATTATTTTTATTAAACCATTACATATTATTTATCAATGACTCTTTTTTGTGTTGAATAATTTTTCGGAAGTATTACTCAAAATTAATGTTGTATGGCATACTGGAGCTTTTAATTTTTGATTGGTATGAAGTTATTATGGGCTACTAATTATTGCTTATTTAAATTGAGGATATTTTCAAAAACTTATTATGTTAGGAGTATTGTTTTTTAGTATTATCCTAATTTTTTTAAACTGGATGGCTAGTCCACGCTATAGTTTAACAATGCTTAATGTTGGTAATGGTCAAACGATTGTTATAACAGATAAGTTAAATTTTAAAACAGTTTTATTTGATGTTGGTGTTGAAATTGGTAAGAGTAAAAATCTTGTGCGGGATTATTTGAAATGACAAGGAATTAACTTTATTAATGCTGTTTTTATTTCTCACTATCACTTAGACCATTATAATAATCTTTCGCAAGTAAAAACTAATTTTTATCTGGGGGAAATAATTGATAATCAAACACTTGGAGATTACTGAAAGTTTGGGGCGCTGGGATTCTTAATCCTCCATAAAACAGTTGGGGCGGAAAACGAAAATAGTAATTCCTTGGTTGTTTTAGCTACGATTAATCACTATCACTTATTATTAACAGGTGATATTACAAAAGAAGAAGAACTTAAAATGTTAGATTTATCCTTGCCCCAAATCGATTTTTTGCAAGTAGCTCATCATGGGTCAAAAACTTCATCACATATTTCATTTTTAAAAAAAATTAAACCAAAGATTTGTTTTATTTCTGATGGCCCCCATAAGAAAATTTTAGCTCCCGAAACATTGAAAAATCTTCATAGTGTTGGTTGTCAAAATTATGAAACTAATGGTCAGCAAAATGTGCAGGTAGAATTTTTTGATAATTTCAAAACCAAGGTTATTAATTTTTAA
- the holA gene encoding DNA polymerase III subunit delta, translating into MFLIYGEDAYLINLQKEKILKKININEVYSLDEYSYLEDSLLDILNDANTIPMFAEKRIILVNDSYFLTEEKIKAKIDNKDYLPKLIEYLENPNPNTFIIFICPVNNISNRLKITKKMLELTSVLKAINLSYNELTRFIANYIQQNNGTISDQLINSLVEYLPNNLYIIKNELDKLLLISNNITKELIEHNLTKYLDTDIFKVVNYLLANDLNNFLSNYHYLKARGLSDIALIALITNNVILTRDIIVLSMLKKTPSEIANLLKVHPFRVKKISEILSNFSLKKANDLILNLFSIDYNIKKGIINREIDSDLYFIKLFNINR; encoded by the coding sequence ATGTTCTTAATCTATGGGGAAGATGCATATTTAATAAATTTGCAAAAAGAAAAAATTTTAAAGAAAATTAATATTAATGAAGTATATAGTCTTGATGAATACAGTTATTTAGAAGATTCGCTGTTAGACATTTTAAATGATGCTAATACAATTCCAATGTTTGCCGAAAAGCGGATTATTTTAGTTAATGATAGTTATTTTTTAACCGAAGAAAAAATTAAGGCAAAAATTGACAATAAAGACTACTTACCAAAATTAATTGAATATCTAGAAAATCCTAATCCTAATACCTTTATCATTTTTATTTGCCCAGTAAATAATATTAGTAATCGGTTAAAAATTACAAAAAAAATGTTGGAATTAACTAGTGTTTTAAAAGCAATTAACTTATCGTATAATGAATTAACAAGATTTATTGCTAATTATATTCAGCAAAACAATGGTACTATTAGCGATCAATTAATTAATAGTTTAGTTGAATATCTGCCAAATAATTTGTATATTATTAAGAATGAACTTGATAAGTTATTACTAATTAGCAATAACATTACCAAAGAATTAATTGAGCATAATTTAACAAAATACCTTGATACAGATATTTTTAAAGTTGTAAATTATTTATTAGCCAATGATTTAAATAACTTTTTAAGTAATTATCATTATTTAAAGGCACGAGGATTAAGCGATATTGCCTTGATTGCTTTAATTACAAATAATGTTATTTTAACCCGTGACATCATTGTCTTATCTATGTTAAAAAAAACACCATCCGAAATTGCAAATTTATTAAAAGTTCACCCATTTCGGGTTAAAAAAATATCAGAAATTCTTTCTAATTTCAGTTTGAAAAAGGCCAATGATTTAATATTAAATTTATTTTCAATTGATTATAATATTAAAAAAGGTATAATTAACAGAGAAATAGATAGTGATTTATATTTTATTAAATTATTTAATATTAATCGTTAA
- the rpsT gene encoding 30S ribosomal protein S20: protein MANIKSQIKRVKTNEKANLANKSFKSSVKTAIKKAEKALVENDVKANELVNEAISLIDKAVTKGIYHQNKASRLKSSLMVKAN from the coding sequence ATGGCAAATATTAAGTCACAAATTAAAAGAGTTAAAACTAATGAAAAAGCTAATTTAGCAAATAAATCTTTTAAATCATCAGTTAAGACAGCAATTAAAAAAGCGGAAAAAGCCCTTGTCGAAAATGACGTAAAAGCAAATGAATTAGTAAACGAAGCAATTAGTTTAATTGATAAAGCAGTTACAAAAGGGATTTATCATCAAAATAAAGCTTCAAGACTAAAAAGTAGTTTAATGGTAAAAGCTAACTAG
- a CDS encoding IS481 family transposase yields the protein MITSIITENELYKLHRGFKKWYGRVEPTKETNYIYHHLSNYFNLCHKYYLKSHSLNQLIKLFYKGKQTFYTWSNKIKEFLLNSYDFEWFKKTSTRPKTIHYHYSKIYKRKIAKMIKTYREKYGTGIYEFYNLTLANYFTYQNMPIKHNIKTLIKWDKTFNNYSKRKNIKKIYQRYEMPELGHVQHDVKILTKNMTGYKKDLYIFDYIDEKSRYAVAYVSAHKTQDIAAKLFEKAYFEFKNIGINIKRIRTDNGTEYVYNHRSNYAHRKSEFTKAVNKKGVAHQTTPVRSPQSNGKIERFHRNWNKFFEYLPRYLKEIDDIEKQIKIFLNYYNNIRRHKSINLLTPAEAVLKFLKD from the coding sequence ATGATAACAAGTATTATTACTGAAAATGAATTATATAAATTACATCGTGGTTTTAAAAAGTGGTATGGGCGTGTTGAACCAACTAAAGAAACAAATTATATCTATCATCATTTGTCAAATTATTTTAATTTATGCCATAAATACTATTTAAAAAGTCACTCATTAAACCAGTTAATTAAATTATTTTATAAAGGCAAACAAACATTTTATACATGATCAAATAAAATTAAAGAATTTTTATTAAATTCTTATGATTTTGAATGATTTAAAAAGACTTCAACACGACCAAAAACTATTCATTATCATTATAGTAAAATATATAAAAGAAAAATTGCTAAGATGATTAAAACATACCGAGAAAAATATGGCACAGGGATATATGAGTTTTATAATTTAACATTAGCAAATTATTTTACCTACCAAAATATGCCAATTAAACATAACATTAAAACATTAATAAAATGAGATAAAACATTTAATAATTATTCTAAGCGTAAAAATATAAAGAAAATATATCAACGTTATGAAATGCCCGAATTAGGACATGTTCAACATGATGTTAAAATATTAACTAAAAATATGACAGGTTACAAAAAAGATTTGTATATTTTTGATTACATTGATGAAAAATCACGTTATGCAGTGGCTTATGTTTCTGCGCATAAAACACAAGATATTGCTGCTAAACTATTTGAAAAAGCTTATTTTGAATTTAAAAATATTGGCATTAACATTAAGAGAATTCGAACAGACAATGGAACTGAATATGTATATAATCATCGTTCAAATTATGCTCATCGAAAAAGTGAATTTACAAAAGCAGTAAATAAAAAAGGAGTTGCTCATCAGACAACTCCAGTGCGTTCCCCACAGTCAAATGGGAAAATTGAAAGATTTCATCGTAACTGAAATAAGTTTTTTGAATATTTACCAAGATATCTTAAGGAAATTGATGATATTGAAAAACAAATTAAAATCTTTCTAAATTATTATAACAATATTCGACGACATAAGAGCATAAATCTTTTAACACCTGCTGAAGCTGTGTTAAAATTTTTAAAAGACTAA
- the rpiB gene encoding ribose 5-phosphate isomerase B — protein sequence MKIAIGNDHTGVAMKNDIVTYLTNNGYEVINIGTNDGQAADYPNFGHQVGQTVANGVADLGIVICGTGIGISIAANKVPGVRAALCYETTTAQLAREHNNANVLALGARLIANQKAIWIVEAFLKANFDEGRHARRVNQIEDITC from the coding sequence ATGAAAATTGCGATTGGAAATGATCATACAGGGGTAGCAATGAAAAATGATATTGTAACTTACTTAACAAATAATGGTTATGAAGTTATTAATATTGGCACTAATGATGGCCAAGCAGCAGATTATCCAAATTTTGGCCATCAAGTGGGTCAAACTGTTGCAAATGGAGTTGCTGATTTAGGAATAGTTATTTGTGGAACTGGGATTGGGATTTCAATAGCTGCTAATAAAGTACCAGGAGTTCGTGCGGCATTGTGCTATGAAACAACAACTGCCCAATTGGCCCGTGAACATAATAATGCCAATGTTTTAGCACTAGGGGCACGTTTAATTGCTAATCAAAAAGCAATTTGAATTGTTGAAGCATTTTTAAAAGCCAACTTTGATGAAGGCCGTCATGCTAGAAGAGTTAATCAAATTGAAGACATTACTTGTTAA
- a CDS encoding NifU family protein: protein MDKNAQAKDIIDNLRPYINQDGGDIEFVELKDDIVYIRLGGACVNCGLIDMTVKDGVEQIVKNELPEIKAVEVVM, encoded by the coding sequence ATGGATAAAAATGCTCAAGCAAAAGATATTATTGATAATTTACGCCCTTATATTAATCAAGATGGCGGTGATATCGAATTTGTAGAATTAAAAGATGATATTGTTTACATTCGTCTTGGAGGAGCATGTGTAAACTGTGGTTTAATTGACATGACAGTTAAAGATGGTGTTGAGCAAATTGTTAAAAATGAATTACCCGAAATAAAAGCAGTAGAAGTTGTAATGTAA
- a CDS encoding ribose-phosphate diphosphokinase has translation MVENKNFSVYGLSASGKLADEICQVLNIKREEMEIIRFADGEILTRAVNSVRGKDIYIIQSTSNPVNENLMELLIAIDALKRGSANSINVIIPYFGYARQDRKAKGRQPITCKLVANMITTAGATRVMTIDLHSPQSMGFFDVPVDDLRSTQEFVKRIIGEIEANEITSEITIVSPDHGGLVRVREVADKLTGLPVNIAVIDKKRSQPNVSEVQFVLGEVKDRVCFIVDDMIDTAGTICNAARALKESGAKEVYLLACHGVFSPPACERLSALIQEGIVKKVIVTNTIDIVPERRFVGLEVISIAELIGNMIAAVVNKNSLSDVYSQYNEKIKELIKLMKK, from the coding sequence ATGGTGGAAAACAAGAACTTTAGTGTTTATGGCTTATCAGCTAGTGGAAAGTTAGCAGATGAAATTTGCCAAGTGTTAAATATTAAAAGAGAAGAAATGGAAATTATTCGTTTTGCGGATGGGGAAATTTTGACAAGAGCTGTTAATTCAGTGCGAGGGAAGGATATCTATATTATCCAATCAACTTCAAATCCAGTTAATGAAAATTTAATGGAATTATTAATTGCAATTGATGCTTTAAAAAGAGGAAGTGCTAATAGTATTAATGTTATTATTCCATACTTTGGTTATGCCCGCCAAGATCGCAAAGCAAAAGGACGTCAACCAATTACTTGTAAATTAGTGGCCAATATGATTACAACAGCAGGGGCAACAAGAGTGATGACAATTGATTTACACTCCCCACAATCAATGGGATTCTTTGATGTTCCTGTTGACGATTTACGTTCAACACAAGAATTTGTGAAAAGAATTATTGGCGAAATTGAGGCAAATGAAATTACTTCAGAAATTACAATTGTGTCACCTGACCACGGTGGTTTAGTTCGTGTTCGTGAAGTTGCTGATAAATTAACGGGATTACCTGTTAATATTGCTGTTATTGATAAAAAGCGCTCACAGCCAAATGTTAGTGAAGTCCAATTTGTTTTAGGGGAAGTTAAAGATCGTGTTTGTTTTATTGTTGATGATATGATTGATACCGCTGGAACTATTTGTAATGCGGCACGAGCATTGAAAGAAAGTGGGGCTAAAGAAGTTTATTTATTAGCATGTCATGGTGTTTTTTCACCACCAGCTTGTGAAAGATTATCAGCTTTAATTCAAGAAGGAATTGTTAAAAAAGTTATTGTAACAAATACAATTGATATTGTTCCCGAACGTCGTTTTGTTGGTTTAGAAGTTATTTCAATTGCTGAATTAATTGGTAATATGATTGCAGCGGTTGTTAATAAAAATAGTTTATCAGATGTTTATTCACAATATAATGAAAAAATTAAAGAATTAATTAAATTAATGAAAAAATAA